Within Spinacia oleracea cultivar Varoflay chromosome 4, BTI_SOV_V1, whole genome shotgun sequence, the genomic segment aagccaaacttattgactgcttcatcaaatcgtttattccaactccttaatgcctgctttagtccgtagatgaacttcttaagcttgcatacctttccttggttcttttgatcgacaaaaccctccggctgtgtcatgaacacagtctcttcaagaacactgttcaagaaggcagttttgacatccatttgccatatttcatagtcataaaagcggcaatcgcaaggattatccgaatagacttaagcatcgcgactggagaaaaggtttcatcgtagtcaacgctgtgaacttgcctgtaaccttttgctaccaatctagccttgtatatgtataaaattccatctttgtctttcttcaacttgaagacccatttgcatccgataggtgtgaacccatccggaaaatcaaccaaatcctagacttgattttcagacatggagtctatttcagattgcatggcctctaaccatttaatggggcttgggctcgtcatagcttgcttgtaagtcaaaggttcatcactatccaatatgagaacgtctaagttttcagtcaagagggcgcctgtccatctgtccggctgaaaaatagttctatttgacctacgaggggcaacaacgttttgaggaactactcccactggctcttctaaagaccttggaggttcatcaacttgaacatCTTCTAAAGAGttttgagttcgttgttcgtctcgaatctcttcgaggtctattattctcccacttgtcaatttggaaatatgatttctttccaaaaagacaccgtcacgagcaacgaataccttgttgtctgacttgttgtagaaataataccccatagtttcttttggatacccaacgaagaaacatttgtcagatttaggttgtagcttgtccgaaattaatcgcttgacatatgcttcgcaaccccaaatcttcagaaaagacaactttggaagtttcccagtccataatttgtatggagtcttttcaacagcttttgacggagcacgattcagtgtgagtgctgcagtttgcaacgcatgtccccagaattgtaaaggaagttcggcctgacccatcattgacctgaccatatcgagtaaggtcttttctccgttccgacactctattccattgaggtgtccccggagcagtcaattcagaaagaataccgcattcttttagatagtcatcaaactcgtggctaagatattcacctcctcgatccgatcttagagctttgattttcttgccatgttgattctctacttcattttgaaattctcgaaatttctcaaacgattcagacttgtgcttcattaagtaaatatagccatatctactgaagtcgtccgtaaaagttatgaaatagctgaactcacctctagctttcgtactcctaggcccacatacgtccgtatgtattagccctagtagttcgcttgctctttctcccacctttgagaaaggttgctttgtcattttgccaagtaaacaagattcgcattgatcaatcttctctaagtcgaatgattctagaattccattccgttgaagtaattccatgtgctttatgtttatatggcctaatcgacaatgccacataaatgtgagatccgaatcaccagttttagcctttttggtatttatgttagaaatgtgtttgctcgtatctagcacataaagaccgttttcttgttgtgctgaaccataaaacattccattcaaacaaaaagaacaactattgtctttaaattgaaaactaaaacctttagaatccaaacttgaaacggaaatgatgtttctggtgatactaggaacatagtaacaattttctagttccaaaacaaacccactaggcaaagaaataaaataagatcctacggctaatgcagcaatccgtgctccatttcccacgcgtagatccatctcgcctttatcaagctttctacttctccttagtcctgtgaattggaacataagtgtgagccacaaccagtatctaatacccaagaagtagaattagcaagattacaatgtataacatacatacctgaaggagaagcaacgtttccgtccttcttctcttcctttagtttggggcaatctcgcttgtaatgaccaatttcattacaattgaagcattgcgatgtggaacgagaagcattcctcttcatcttgctcttggaaggcgccagatgccctccgggagtggacgaagatgcaaccttgcttttcttccccttgcctactttcttgaatttagtcacattcaaagggtcttgattgaacttaaggatttactcgcatttcatgagtaattccacaagttcacagaatgtgctctctttctgatgaaagagatagtgcatcttaaaacccttataatccttatgaagagaattcaacactagtgcaatagctaccgactctttgatggaaccaccaagtctctcaattgtgaaaaataatccagacatcatatccacatgagaccaaattgatgtgtttttgtccatcttgacagagtagatgcgcctttgtgcctccagaagttcgatttctaggcacgacttgcgtggggttacgagcttgagatcgctcatcgaattagccaattcgtcgaccccattgccaccagtttggcacaagggtcgaaaacccgcacacttatcctcgaggctacttaggagagcttgaggttcaaaagtaatgaacctccctctccaactctcagggatagacttaaggatgaactccgtgacaaggtacttgtgaagtgcccaacttctgtacctttcaggagtagtgcctcgcgcatcatagctagggaaaggttgttcaatgacatagtgtatgccattaactttcaaaacttcgacaagtttctttttccattcaagaaaattagtcaagtctaactcgacatccagaaattcagatgatatgattgttgttatgtttgcgaccattttgattactacaattgaaaagaatttgcaataaataaccattcatacaattcaataactttgaaataaaagaaaaaacatgcaatcattaaagctattaaaacattttattcatgcaaaaagcaaaaacatggtccaaaatgaatgaaacgattccaagaccccaaaagtccaaaatccttaagcagctttagcatgtcttaagtagtttaagattttaggtaagcaaaacctattgctagtaatctccaaattactcttggttaataaactaatgccataatttatcccattgccacaacttaatgccattgttgtttgagttgcaatcacaatcaacgtgctcctttaggacgccttaccacctaagtcaactaaaatagcacctcgctttagcgtaaacctactatcttagatccctagatttttgtaagtgttgatttggaaggcaatttttaaaactcaatattacttggacctagttgtttctatgttggttcgattatttagtgaacttaaaactaatcgattcataggaaacaacctgttcatgcaaagcatacatacattcatacattcacgcataatatatatatattaaattgcataaataattggtgatcaagtatggcccaaaacttcttgtcttgaagcatccaatcttcatcacctccttgttagcttggcatcgtcttgaatcttcgttcaaatgctaacttaaagttctaaacttagaaatacttgaaaataataaattacatcaaaatttccatggtacgcaaaccatatttaaaactttacattcaaagatagaacggtgcgcagaccgtatttaactatcctaaattggccatactagtcacttggagtacctgcattgcataaaatatatattctacgcattcacccattcgtatgctaaaacgaatgacccatgttaatatgcaagtatttacgtgaattaattaaaattcacgttcacataaacgcgtcttaaaagattaatcaatttcaaattattaatccttagactttattctaattaaaattgaatttaattaaaataatgcgaactacgaaataattaaaataattatttcattttaatttcatttagtggctcccactcaaaccaataattattccggataattaattatgaaatattaaattaaaactcgcggcccggcccaagcaaataaaatattaaattaaatatcccgttagcccaaattaatgcaaatatacgaagcccaacgaattaaagatttaaaaaaaaagtccaattgcttgattgggctaggcttgcgcccagccccgcctcgcgtgaggccctagagcacacgagcagagctcgcgcaccccgccccatcgctcgcgcgggcgcgtccccgcagcgatgctgccctacgctgcgtgttgtgcatcgtgagtGCTCGACGTTGCAAGGCTTGCACCTCGCTTCGTtgcagccccgcaagctacctcgcctgcccttcccttgcccagcgcgcacgaggcacgcagcatcgctgctgctgcccgtgtcgcatggctcggtcgagcacaatggcctcgtatggctcgacgagccatacttccaccatgctcatgttcgtgtttttggttcatgaaacggaccaacttaattaaaattaaatttaattcacgaacttgcattaattttatttttcaaaaaaaagttacgatttaattttcgaaaaacaacgatctttaacgatttaataaactttaacgacaatccaatttcgtaaaattaataaatcaaggtctaacaatattcaaactttcaagaaagatcgaatcaactttaaagtttgaacttttaattaataaaatccaaagctttaaatcgttctttaacaattaaattccagatttttaataatttggtttaagtgcgattaaaattaacgaaaccattcaaaatctTAATcccataatttttaaaattagccactgacccatgaaattatacccccttccccaattaaccgaattattaaaccaaaattaattaaaattcaattagggttacgaattttacgaattggggaaaggcaaaattagggtttatacttatcggaaaaatctgaaacttttaccatagatcaagcatgtacccaacaacattgtgtcaaaatgtcaagcaattccgagtagtttaggttgaccttgtaattgaattactgtccgacacttttaatttttaatgaaaaattaacaaaaacgcccaaaaaacgatacttcgaggccttttttcgcaattctattctcatgagttgatcttataaaatcgttttccatcagattagggttttaaaaatcgaaaacgcgaatatttttgatttcggaactgccaatttcgcaattaatcccataattcgaaaaaattccgaaaaatcaacaaaaattccaaaaatttcgacaatgcaaaaacaataataatcatgctaattcatgctttgaatacataaggctcatgataccactgtaggggaatacagttaaacataataacatgtgcggaacaatccccaaagccaggaaacatgtataaagcacagattaagcaaacatacattcgaagcgtgttttccacaataatctgtcaacgaacacgaacaaagaactccacttgtcgatcctctacttggttcaccgacaacgtcagatccgtcttgataatcgtagcttagacaattaatcaagatactttacttttgggaagaactcactttggaggcacagagagaattagggttctctgtgtctctagggtttgagtgtatgaattgtgtgtgtgtgttggaaacaaggttgtaaggttatatcattaaccttactaaccgaccaagcataAAGCAAGGCCaactagcaagccgtgcgagccaagcaacggacacacgcccgcgcccagcgacacactgcaggccgaagcccacagcgcgcgcgccgagcagctgggccgtgggccttgctcgctcgtcgctgctgtgcgctCTTGCTtactgttgcgtgctcgcgcccaatgggcttgccttgcttgctcacgagcttgctggctcgttgggccttgcacgcttacgtgcttggctcgacgggccggcaactccgatgcccttcgtattctcgatttaatatatttccgatatattatttatcgtttcgtatacgacaaatcaccgtcgtacgatacgatttattcgtgtcgcccagcttacgaatattcgcgatacgatatacgattccgacaaaggtcgtatcgtataatacgtttccaactaattcccaaaaagctattaaatgaatttccgattcatttaatccggtgatctgttacgtgccattggtgtgaccttgtaggttaagtcaagagtaagttgtgagttcaatatccattagaactcactgatcggaagcattcctccagctagctgttccgatcacttgatcttattgaattaattgttcgcaattaatctgaaccttggtattagacttaatgcaccttgggtgaaggacatatttccttcactaaagaacctaaggactcatttgattcttattacatgactaatatgtaTAGTTTTAACTTTGTAAAACttattcgaatctatttatgcacatttaaggatcatttagtcgttataggtcatatttagagctaaaatgacatttccgctcccaactttgaactaaagaacctaaggactcatttgattcttattacatgactaatatgcatagttttaactttctaaaactctttcgaatctgtttatgcacatttaaggctcattgggttgttataggtcatatttagagctaaaacgacatttccgctcccaactttgaactaaagaacctaatgactcatttgattcttattacatgattaatatgcatagttttaactttctaaaactcatcctaaactacgtatgcacatttaaggctcataggTTTGTTAtaagtcatatttagagctaaaatgagaTTTTCAAGTTTCCAAGAATCATTCCAATATATTTATGATTAATTCAAatgctaattgactattgtTATAGAAAATTTCGCATCCAAAGAAGTCGAATTTTAAGCCTAAGTCCAACTTGGAGGTGGTgggtagttgtgatcgtaaaACACAAGAATCAACCACCAAAAGCAAGAAAGCAGGACTTGCATACGATGCAATTCAATGTCTTGGTCCGTCATGCAATTCAAGGgagcttgatcgagttggtttagatgttatagaacaatcttttatggaaaaaagtatgcgtacgttgaaattggaacctacatatatttaaatgtatattgtacgtgcactttggttttgggatatatacaaaataccagttattgtttttatatttgttatacaggttgcaatattctattattgttgtgacatgtttctatatttggtgcaaggcactctaggtatccctaaacaaaactaaaattttcccgccaaaagtgctttgttgcagcgtacatatatatgtgtgcGCTGtaacaagggtgtaaaatttaGCAAAAatccagacttgttgcagcgtacaaatagatgtaccctgcaacaggtGAGGTCTTTTGTGGCGTACacgaatttgtacgctgcaacaagtcaagattttggccaaatttttgacacttgttgcagcgtacatgcatatgttcgctgcaaaaaagtactttttgcagcgaacattgtacgctgcaacaagttcagacttgttgcagggcccccagttgcagcatacgatgtacgctgcaacaagggtctaaaatcccgctgcaataagggttttttctactagtggaacGAATTTGAGATTCATAAGGGGAAGAGTGGTTTAAATTTTACCAAGTTCATATCGAGAGTTTTCCAAACGGCCAAACCCACCTTCTCATGGTGGAAGGCCCCTACCTTACGTtcttacatgctttacaaagtATATAGGTACactaattaaacaaaaaaatattcaacCAACATTTAACAGTCTGAGTAAGATCCCACATCATAAGGTTCATAACTATGTGTAGTTATGCACTAAAACTACTCAGAAACCATATACTCAAAAATTCACCAAGacaaactaaaaataaatatatgataGAATAAACACCTTCCACTGTGGAGTAGACTCTCCTGTAACAATATCCTCATTAACAATAGTTGTGCCAGCTAATAATAGCATATCTGCTGGTATAGAATTATCTTATCCATTTTGACCGGATGACCCTCCAATAGAAATAACATCCGCAGGAAGAAGATCTGTTCCAGAGAGCTTCATCCCCTGCAATGCACTAGCATAAGATAAATTCTACGACCAATAAACAAGATGATACAAGATAAACAATGAAATACTTGCCCTAAGGATGCACCATTACGGTCTGGTTATCAACGTGTACACGTCTAAGATCCATTAATGTTTTTAAAGGACTCTTTGCCACAGTTTATTCAAACATGAATAAGATGAACAACATGAACAAGTTGGAAAACCAATATTCATCTAAACACAAGAGACCTACACAACAaaccaaaaaacaaacaaaaaacaacTGAATGTTCAAACTGGGTAATATTAGTTATAAAATTTAAGTGACAAACAGGAGCATGGAAGACCACATTGCACAAATTAGTTATGGACAAATTGAAGATGTAAGTGATTTCATTCAATATCATCCAGATTATCTAGGATGAAAACTTGAAAACTGACCAGGACTAGTGACACGCATAAGAATCTGTCAAAACACTCCAAAATACTAAAAAGGGCAATGACACAGTAAAGTAAGAGCAAAATATTCTCGTGGAACCATAGCATCTTATTCGATTAAAATGTCTTGTCAATGCACTTCTCCATAGTTATGCAGAGAATTAGGGTAACATTGTTTCACATTTCCTTGTGAAAGAATGCAGGAACTAAAATTTTGGCATAAAGCCAACTTCAAAAATTATAATTCGACTACATATACAATACATGAACCATTTAAACAGGCATTAAATGCATAACCACGCAAGTGGAGAGAAAATACCCCTAATACCACAACAGTCATAACCAATAATCAGGAAAATGGACACAAACACCAATTGTGGTCTTTGAGTACCCTAAGCTTGCggagttgggtttgaattaaaAAGAAAGGAAACTTACCTATTTATAAATTCAGAAGAATTTCTTGTGCTTCCACCATCACCGCAGGGGTCAACGTTCCTGATTATAAGTGCCCATGGATAAAATGTCTCTCCGTGACTGAACTGCAATATTGTCGATTTCATATGTGCCACTACTCCTGTAGGGGGTTGTTTTTTCCGCGTCGTGGTTTTGTTTTCCCCTACTGGTTTTAtagattttgaatttcaaaggagtcgccaccaaacaatatttaagggtccggtttggaaagaccaaagttgactcttatggataaggcattgaatcttagaaaccgaATGGGTGAGATTCGAGCAAGGGAACGAATTGCTTATTTTGAGAGCTTTGAAAGTACATTCGAGTGCAAGACAAGgatcattttttaataatcctaatcatgacactaaGTTGGTTTGAgcatgcattttagaacatagaaattgctacttgtacgaggtcactttgctttaaagttaattaaaggaacctaaggccagtttgtccaaaaattatctttgttaagcgtgatgtaaccttttgtatgttgttgaatttagcatgtgaggtgatgaaagaaataaacatgtaaagcatcatcccaagaaataaaggaattattgaaatgcgtaaaaaaccacatcaccttaaaaaaaggtgagtaaagagtgcggaattgaaattgcaaaagtaaaggtgcgatatttaaagtgcgttattgaaatgcgatattgaaattgcggtattgaaagtgcgatattgaaatgtgcgatattgaaatgcgatatcgaaattgtattattgtacttgagatccaaatgccaaacaactacttaataataagtgagCCCGACACTGgttcaattctctaaaaatctccactttagatgagttgctcatcataGAGTATCTTTGATTTTggttattgaaatagaacttgaatattgaacttgaatatagaacttgaatatagaacttgaatattgaacttgaatattgaacttgaatatagaacttgaatatagaacttgaatattgaacttgaatattgaaattaggagacttggttcttaaagattagaccttttaatgtgaaAAAAACCTCACCTTTAATATTCTCCATCACTTGatattgattctagtttaaggagtgattacaaacaaccttaaacatcatagaatcttgaaaatgggATTTGTATTTGAGCATAAAGATGaatgttcatgtgttctagtttggaaaagggttcGCACTTTTCCGAACATCCTTAAACTTGTATAAAGTTggggtttttgaagatttgatgatgattgttgtaagtaatACTTTCAAGGAtgaaagtttcaacttactaatcatgttttttgaaaacaaagcataaagattgaaactta encodes:
- the LOC130472539 gene encoding DNA repair protein rad50, with product MANQDLDRYYSALDKALMRFHTMKMEEINRIIRELWQQTYRAQDIDYIYIHSDSEGAGTRSYSYKKISHPKKSNFKPKSNLEVVGSCDRKTQESTTKSKKAGLAYDAIQCLGPSCNSRELDRVGLDVIEQSFMEKSMRTLKLEPTYI